Part of the Photobacterium sp. DA100 genome is shown below.
GAGCGTAGGTCTATCGAATCACAGCAAACAGTCGCAATTGAATTTTGAGTCACAGATTTGCTTGGCCAAGCAAGTTGTGGAGTGCCATAACATTACGGGCGCCAGCGAGTATTTGCTAAGGGTTGAAACAACCGATTTGAGTGCCTACAAGCGCTTTCATGCCGATGTGTTGGGTGAGATTCCGCAAGTGAATTCCATTACCACCATGGTGGTGATGGACACGCCGAAAGATGACAGGGGCTAAGTAAAAGGGCACGGTGAGTGCCCTTTAGAATCGGAAAGAGGTTATTCGTCGCCGCCGAAGTCAAAGCCGCCATCATCACCGCCAAAGAAGCTTTCATCGCTGGCAAAGCCATTGTTGGCCAATGTGTCGTCGAAGCCCGTATTTTCAAAGCCATCACTGCCAAAGCCTGCGTCTCCGAAACCGGCATCGCCGAAGCCTTCACTATCGCCACCTAGCCCATCAGTACCAAAGCCACCAGTGTTGTCAGTATATTCTGATGCAAAGCTTGAGGAATCATCCAAGAAGCCACCAGAGCTTTCTTCTGTGCCAGAACTTGCCAATGCGTCATTAGCCGGAACATCTTCTGCTGGAGCGTCTGCAGCTTGAGCCTCACTTGCGGCCATTGCCTCAGCGGCTGGGTCATCGTTGTTGAACAACATATTGCTGATCATGTTACCGGCTACCATACCGACGGCAACACTGGCGGCCGTTTGCATGAAACTACCGAAGGCACTTGGCTGGTGGGTCGGCTGTGGTGGCTGCGGGGCAGGGCGGCTGCCACCCATCATTTTGCTCAATGCGCCACGGTTCGCTTCTGACTTGTGGTGCTCAACACATTGCTCTAGGTATTCGTTCTTTTGCTTGAGCTCTTTCAAAGCCATTTCTTGCACAAGAACGGCTTGGGTCAGTTTATAAAGCGCATCATCTTGGCCACCAATCTCGTTGTTGATCAAGCTTTCGGCTTCAGAATCTTTTGCTTTGTTTGGGCTCTGTTTCAGTTTATTGGCAACGTTCTGAATCAGCTCTTTTTCTTGCGGCGTCATGATTTACCTTCTCATTTAGTAGCACGTTATTATGCTTTGTTTTTTTATGACCCTCATCCTAGCTCATGGTTCCTGTTTCAATCTGTAATGATAGGTAAATTTTGTTGTTGGGTGGTTGATATGTATACAAAAAATCCGGCATTTAGCCGGATTTTGCAATGAATTGACTTTTGCTATGTTACTGGCGAATACCTTCAACATGCAGTTCGATATCAGCGTAACTGGAAGAGCCCATCACCTGAATGCCAAAATCTTTGAAATCAATACGGGTTGTGCCAGTGAAACCTGCGCGATAGCCACCCCATGGGTCTTCACCTTCACCAATGAACTTGGCATCAATGGCAATAGGTTTAGTTTGGCCGTGCAGGCTTAGCTCACCAAAAATGGTCATCTCGCCATTGCCTTTGGGCTCTACTTTTGTCGAAGTAAATGTTGCTGTGGAGTATTTACCCGCATCAATAAAATCGGCACTGCGCAGGTGCTTATCACGCTCCGCATGGTTACTGTCAAGGCTGGTGGTATCCACGTTCACTTGTACTTTAGATGCTGACAAGTTTTGCGGATCGTAGCTAAACGTTCCGTCAAAAGTATTGAAACGGCCTTTGATGAAGCTATAGCCCAGGTGCTCTACTTTGAAGTTAATAGAGGCATGGGCACCTTTTGTATCAATGGCATAATCAGCCGCTTGCGCAATACCTGACACTGATGCCGCTGCCATTAGTCCCATGGCGATGATGTGCTTTTTCATTTATTTACTCCCAGCATTTTTTTAAGGGTGTTGTCTTTATTTATAAAGTGGTGCTTGAGTGCCGCAAGGGCATGCAAGCTCGCGAGTCCGATTAAGGTGAAGGCGAGGTAGTAGTGCACCTCTCCTGCAATATCAGCTTGGTTAGGGAATAGCTCCCCCAATGAAGGTACGGTGAACCAATTGAAGACTTCAATGCCACGACCGTCGGCAGTTGAAATCAGGTAGCCAGAAACAAAGATGCCGATTAATAAGATATAGATCAGGCTATGCGCTAATTTTGCTGCGGCTACTTCCCATGCCGCCCCTTCAATAGGCGGTTGCTGGGCAATCCCTTTCCAGAGCAACCGGAAGATTGTTAGCAAGGCAAGGCAAATTCCCACTGACTTATGCCAGTGAGGTACGGGTTTATACCATTGTGAATAGTAATTGAGATCTACCATCCATAACCCCACCGCAAATAATCCAAGCACGGCCAAGGCGGTCATCCAATGAATAAAGATGGAG
Proteins encoded:
- a CDS encoding YceI family protein → MKKHIIAMGLMAAASVSGIAQAADYAIDTKGAHASINFKVEHLGYSFIKGRFNTFDGTFSYDPQNLSASKVQVNVDTTSLDSNHAERDKHLRSADFIDAGKYSTATFTSTKVEPKGNGEMTIFGELSLHGQTKPIAIDAKFIGEGEDPWGGYRAGFTGTTRIDFKDFGIQVMGSSSYADIELHVEGIRQ
- a CDS encoding DUF2076 family protein gives rise to the protein MTPQEKELIQNVANKLKQSPNKAKDSEAESLINNEIGGQDDALYKLTQAVLVQEMALKELKQKNEYLEQCVEHHKSEANRGALSKMMGGSRPAPQPPQPTHQPSAFGSFMQTAASVAVGMVAGNMISNMLFNNDDPAAEAMAASEAQAADAPAEDVPANDALASSGTEESSGGFLDDSSSFASEYTDNTGGFGTDGLGGDSEGFGDAGFGDAGFGSDGFENTGFDDTLANNGFASDESFFGGDDGGFDFGGDE
- a CDS encoding cytochrome b — its product is MDKDKKTYDGVSIFIHWMTALAVLGLFAVGLWMVDLNYYSQWYKPVPHWHKSVGICLALLTIFRLLWKGIAQQPPIEGAAWEVAAAKLAHSLIYILLIGIFVSGYLISTADGRGIEVFNWFTVPSLGELFPNQADIAGEVHYYLAFTLIGLASLHALAALKHHFINKDNTLKKMLGVNK
- a CDS encoding Lrp/AsnC family transcriptional regulator — its product is MDKFDEKILQELQHDGRLTNVELSQRVGLSPSATLRRVQELERQKIISGYKAILNHSKMGVGFIAYVSVGLSNHSKQSQLNFESQICLAKQVVECHNITGASEYLLRVETTDLSAYKRFHADVLGEIPQVNSITTMVVMDTPKDDRG